A DNA window from Iodobacter ciconiae contains the following coding sequences:
- a CDS encoding GDP-mannose mannosyl hydrolase — MGEPNKVLPAVELLKWPEFLQVVERAPLISIDLIVQNPAGQTLLGWRTNQPACDHWFVPGGRVQKNETLDAAFLRLTQAELGVALARSSGEWLGVYEHFYDSNAGRVEGFGTHYVVLAYTLQLNESDMALPLGEQHSRYRWASKAEILQDAAVHLHSRAYFE; from the coding sequence ATGGGCGAACCAAATAAGGTGCTGCCCGCCGTTGAACTTTTAAAGTGGCCAGAGTTTTTGCAGGTGGTCGAGCGCGCGCCGCTGATCTCGATTGATCTGATTGTGCAAAACCCGGCAGGGCAGACCCTGCTGGGCTGGCGTACTAACCAGCCCGCTTGTGATCACTGGTTTGTGCCGGGTGGCCGCGTGCAGAAAAACGAAACGCTGGATGCGGCTTTTTTACGCCTGACTCAGGCCGAGCTGGGCGTGGCGCTGGCCCGCTCTTCGGGCGAGTGGCTGGGTGTTTACGAGCACTTTTACGATAGCAACGCCGGGCGTGTGGAAGGCTTTGGTACGCACTACGTGGTGCTTGCTTACACCTTGCAACTGAATGAATCCGATATGGCCTTGCCACTGGGTGAGCAGCATTCCCGCTATCGCTGGGCCAGCAAGGCCGAAATCCTACAAGACGCCGCCGTACACCTGCATTCCCGTGCTTACTTCGAGTAA
- a CDS encoding mannose-1-phosphate guanylyltransferase/mannose-6-phosphate isomerase, whose protein sequence is MSITPVILCGGSGSRMWPLSRGGYPKQFLKLHGDQSLLQQTATRLQGMADVAAPLLISNQEHRFLVAEQLRAVGMGDSRVVLEPMGRNTAPAVAAAALIALEDNPDAMLLVLPSDHVIQFGDVFQALVAQAATVAATGKLVTFGITPTEPQTGYGYIRRGERLAGDAYAVAAFVEKPNTERAAEFLASGDYYWNSGMFMFRADAYVREMAAYQPAMLQAVQVAVSKGVRDLDFLRLDSDAFAACESDSIDYAVMEKTAHAAVVAAAGLGWSDIGSWSALRDVTPQDEAGNSVLGDVMLDRVSGSYIRSETRMIAAIGVQDLVIVETADAVLVAHKDRVQDVKKIVERLNQAGRSESVTHRRVYRPWGSYEGIDAGSRFQVKRIVVNPGASLSLQMHYHRAEHWIVVKGTARVVNGDQEILLSENQSTYIPLGTTHRLENPGKMPLELIEVQSGSYLGEDDIVRFEDVYGRTK, encoded by the coding sequence ATGTCAATAACTCCGGTAATTCTTTGTGGTGGTTCGGGTAGTCGTATGTGGCCGCTGTCTCGTGGCGGTTACCCTAAGCAGTTTTTAAAATTGCATGGTGATCAAAGCTTGCTGCAACAAACGGCAACGCGCTTGCAGGGAATGGCTGACGTAGCTGCGCCTTTGTTGATCAGTAATCAGGAGCATCGCTTTCTGGTTGCCGAACAACTGCGGGCTGTAGGCATGGGTGATTCGCGTGTGGTTTTAGAGCCTATGGGCCGCAATACGGCACCGGCAGTTGCAGCGGCAGCTTTGATTGCGCTGGAAGATAATCCGGATGCCATGCTGCTGGTCTTGCCATCGGATCATGTGATTCAGTTTGGTGATGTGTTCCAGGCTCTGGTGGCACAGGCTGCCACCGTGGCAGCTACAGGCAAGCTGGTTACCTTCGGGATTACACCGACCGAGCCACAAACCGGCTATGGCTATATTCGCCGTGGCGAGCGTCTGGCTGGTGATGCCTATGCTGTTGCCGCTTTTGTAGAAAAACCGAATACCGAGCGCGCTGCCGAGTTTTTAGCTTCCGGGGATTACTACTGGAACAGCGGCATGTTTATGTTCCGCGCCGATGCTTATGTGCGCGAAATGGCCGCCTATCAGCCTGCCATGCTGCAAGCGGTGCAGGTTGCCGTATCCAAGGGCGTGCGGGATCTGGATTTTCTGCGTTTAGACAGTGATGCTTTTGCGGCATGCGAATCCGATTCGATCGATTATGCGGTGATGGAAAAAACAGCGCATGCGGCAGTGGTTGCTGCAGCAGGGCTGGGCTGGAGTGATATTGGCTCCTGGTCTGCTCTGCGGGATGTAACGCCGCAAGATGAAGCGGGCAATAGCGTGCTGGGTGATGTAATGCTGGACCGTGTGTCAGGCAGCTACATCCGCAGCGAAACCCGCATGATTGCCGCGATCGGCGTGCAGGACCTGGTGATTGTAGAAACAGCCGATGCCGTGCTGGTGGCGCATAAAGACCGTGTGCAGGACGTGAAAAAGATTGTTGAGCGCTTAAATCAGGCTGGCCGCTCCGAATCGGTTACTCATCGCCGCGTGTATCGCCCATGGGGTAGCTATGAAGGTATTGACGCCGGTTCGCGCTTTCAGGTGAAGCGGATTGTTGTGAATCCGGGGGCATCGCTTAGCTTACAAATGCATTACCACCGCGCTGAGCACTGGATTGTGGTAAAAGGTACGGCCAGGGTGGTGAATGGGGATCAGGAGATTCTTTTGTCAGAAAATCAATCAACTTATATCCCGCTGGGCACAACGCATCGTCTGGAAAACCCGGGCAAGATGCCGCTGGAGCTGATCGAAGTGCAGTCAGGTTCCTATCTGGGTGAAGACGATATCGTGCGCTTTGAAGATGTCTATGGGCGAACCAAATAA
- a CDS encoding competence/damage-inducible protein A produces the protein MATFHLFIIGDEILSGRRQDKHFAHILETLKKRGHKVAAAYYLPDDSAVLTEAFKRSLSAGQYVISCGGIGATPDDHTRLAFANALGLPLALHPEAGELITARFAEAAYPHRIQMAYFPTGSGLIPNPVNQVAGCFLQHHYLVPGFPSMAWPMLDWILDQHYTDAAPETTLSIVLLNAREGELIGVMQAFTARYPQVGFSSLPSYGNELHPEPHIEFSITATPELAAEAMSYFRESLNAALKV, from the coding sequence ATGGCTACATTTCATCTATTTATTATTGGCGACGAAATCCTGTCCGGGCGTCGTCAGGACAAGCACTTTGCCCATATTTTAGAGACGCTTAAAAAAAGAGGCCATAAAGTGGCAGCAGCGTATTACCTGCCAGACGATAGTGCCGTACTCACCGAAGCCTTTAAACGCAGTCTGAGCGCGGGCCAGTATGTGATTTCCTGTGGCGGGATAGGTGCCACGCCCGATGATCACACACGTCTGGCCTTTGCCAATGCGCTGGGGCTGCCACTGGCCCTGCATCCTGAGGCAGGCGAGCTGATCACCGCCCGTTTTGCCGAAGCCGCTTACCCGCACCGCATCCAAATGGCGTATTTTCCAACAGGCAGCGGGCTGATCCCCAACCCAGTCAATCAGGTGGCGGGCTGCTTTTTGCAACATCATTATCTGGTGCCCGGCTTTCCCAGCATGGCATGGCCGATGCTCGACTGGATACTTGATCAGCACTATACCGACGCAGCCCCCGAGACCACCCTATCCATCGTCTTGCTTAATGCCCGTGAAGGAGAGCTGATTGGCGTGATGCAGGCATTTACCGCACGCTATCCACAGGTTGGCTTTAGCAGCCTGCCCTCTTATGGCAACGAGCTTCACCCTGAACCGCACATTGAATTTAGCATTACTGCCACACCAGAATTAGCTGCAGAAGCGATGAGCTACTTTCGGGAAAGCCTGAATGCTGCGCTAAAGGTTTAA
- the cpsG gene encoding phosphomannomutase CpsG, whose protein sequence is MTKLTCFKAYDIRGQLGPELNTDIAYRIGRAYGQLLKPQRIALGGDVRLTSEELKLALANGLMDAGCDVIDLGMTGTEEVYFAAFHLDVDGGIEVTASHNPLDYNGMKLVKRGAVPISGDTGLRDIQSLAESADFAPIGQRGSISSLSILDAYIEHLLGYVDLSALRPLKIVLNSGNGAAGHVVDALEAKFKAVQVPVEFIKVHNQPDGTFPHGIPNPLLPENRADTANAVITNGADLGIAWDGDFDRCFLFDERGDFIEGYYIVGLLAEAFLQKNPGQKIIHDPRLTWNTVDVVQAAGGVAIQSKTGHAFIKERMRLEDAVYGGEMSAHHYFRDFAYCDSGMIPWLLVIELMSRREQKLSSMVEQRIAAYPSSGEINRKLSDAKAAIARVCAAYQADALLVDETDGISMEFANWRFNLRSSNTEPVVRLNVESRADMALMQKHTEAILQLLDA, encoded by the coding sequence ATGACTAAATTAACGTGTTTTAAAGCTTACGATATCCGTGGTCAGCTGGGCCCTGAGCTCAATACCGATATCGCTTATCGCATCGGCCGTGCTTATGGCCAACTGCTTAAACCACAGCGTATAGCACTGGGGGGCGATGTGCGTCTGACCAGTGAAGAATTAAAACTGGCTTTGGCCAATGGCCTGATGGATGCGGGTTGCGATGTGATCGACCTGGGCATGACCGGCACTGAGGAAGTCTATTTCGCGGCGTTTCACTTGGATGTGGATGGTGGGATTGAAGTCACCGCCAGCCATAATCCGCTCGATTACAACGGTATGAAGCTGGTTAAACGCGGTGCGGTGCCCATCAGTGGCGACACCGGTCTGCGCGATATTCAAAGCTTGGCCGAATCGGCTGATTTTGCCCCGATTGGCCAGCGTGGCAGTATCAGCTCGCTTTCCATTCTGGATGCCTATATCGAACATCTGCTTGGCTATGTGGATTTATCAGCCTTGCGCCCGTTAAAGATTGTGCTCAATTCAGGCAATGGTGCGGCTGGGCATGTGGTGGATGCGCTGGAGGCCAAATTTAAAGCGGTGCAAGTGCCGGTTGAATTTATCAAAGTGCATAACCAGCCCGATGGTACGTTCCCGCACGGTATTCCTAACCCGCTGTTGCCAGAAAACCGTGCAGACACGGCCAATGCGGTGATCACAAACGGGGCTGATCTGGGGATTGCATGGGATGGCGATTTTGATCGCTGCTTCCTGTTTGACGAGCGCGGCGATTTTATTGAAGGCTATTACATCGTTGGCCTGCTGGCAGAAGCCTTCTTGCAAAAGAATCCGGGGCAGAAAATTATTCATGACCCGCGTTTAACCTGGAATACCGTTGACGTGGTGCAAGCCGCAGGTGGTGTGGCGATCCAGAGCAAAACTGGCCACGCCTTTATTAAAGAGCGGATGCGTTTGGAGGATGCGGTTTATGGTGGTGAAATGAGCGCTCACCATTATTTCCGCGATTTTGCCTATTGCGATAGCGGCATGATTCCATGGCTGCTGGTGATTGAGCTGATGAGTCGCCGCGAGCAGAAATTGTCGTCTATGGTGGAGCAGCGTATTGCGGCTTATCCATCTTCGGGCGAGATTAATCGCAAGCTAAGTGACGCCAAAGCGGCTATTGCCAGAGTCTGTGCGGCATATCAGGCCGATGCCCTGCTGGTGGATGAAACCGATGGCATCAGCATGGAGTTTGCTAACTGGCGTTTTAATCTGCGCTCGAGTAATACCGAGCCGGTAGTGCGTTTAAATGTGGAATCACGTGCGGATATGGCTTTAATGCAAAAGCACACCGAGGCGATTTTGCAGTTGTTAGATGCATAA